ATGTCCTATCTAACTAACTTCATTATCTTCTTATAGCTGTTATATACTTTAAGCACATAAGTACTGTTGCCGTCCGCCTTTGTACCTCTGTTGTAGCAATCTATAGCAAGTTGTAGATTGTTTTTATACATGTCCATACAATTTCTCAAAATCATAGCTCCAAAGTGTATGTTGTAACAGGGTTCTTGTATCCACTCTAAGGGTATCTTGTAGTGTAGTATCCAGTAGGAGTTTATCTGCATGATGCCATAATCGAAACTTCCATTCTGATTTTTGTTTATGGCTTTTGGGTTAAAAGCACTTTCTACCTTTGCTATGGAAGCGAGGAGATAGGGATCTACTGAATACCGTGTGCCTGCAAAAAAGAAACACTCGTAAAAGGCATGGGCTAAACTTACAAGCATAAGCAATACAAACAAAACCATTATAGTAATAATTATAAATCTTACACACCAAGATACATTACCGTTATAATTTAGAGTTATGACGAGAGTAGCTTGGAGCATAACACATCAGGAGTTTACCATCACAGACTATTACTACTTTTCTAAGCTGAGTAGAGAAGCCCAAAGGGTGGGTATTCTCATAGAAGAGGTTGATCGTTGGGAAAAGCTCAAGGAATATGACACTATTGTGTTTAACTATCCAGAGATACCCTTCACGGAAGGAGAAGCCCAAGATATAGAAAAACTTGTCTGGGAAGAAGGCAAGAAGGTTATCCTCTTAGGATACTACAAAAACGAAGACCACATAGCAGATACATGTAATACCCTTGCGAGGCGCTTTGGCATGGAGCTAAACTCTGACGAGGTTATTGACGAGGTAAACAATCACCAAGGGGATAAGTACTTTGTGGTCACATCCAAGCTAAGAAGGTATACAAAGAACGAAAAAAACGAGGTAGTGGTTCAAAAGATAGTCCTTCCTTGCACCGCTTCCATCAAACCTCTAATGCCTGACATAAAAGTGGTAGCCCGCGCAGAAGATACAGCAAAGTCCAGCCAAGAAAACTACACATTACTTATAGCAGAACAGATAGCACCTACAAGTGGTGGATACTTCTGTCTTGCAGGCACTTGCGTTTTCTGGGACAACTACTCCATAGACCTATACGATAACTTAGCCTTCTCTCTTAATCTTTTAAGACACAAAACACCACTAAAGACCCCGGGTGGTAAACCAGTGATCTTTGGTTTGTAGCATGTTGGGGAAGTATAAGATAGCCCTAAAGCCTTGGGAAATTCCTGATGTAGACCTTTTAGAATACGAAGAGTCAGAACAGTTTGTGAGTATGGCAGAGGAACCTATACCCTACCAAGGTATTATGCCTAAGGAAGACATCACCATAGCTTTCGTAGATGGTGTTAGAAGGACAGAATACGCTTTGTACCTTATGGACGAAAGCGGAGTAAGCTACGAGGGTGCTTTTGTTTCTCTTGGAGCTGGTGCTGTGATAGTAAAGTTGGGCAGGCTCAATCAGATAAAGGAATCTATGTATAACCCTGTGGTAAAGCGCTACATGGTAATTAGAGGTGTGCTAAAGGACATACCTCCTTTGGGTTTGGGTTTTGAGGTGCGCTTTGTAGAAGATGACCTCTCTAAGGAAATAAACAGGATAATGAAAGAAGAACTTGAGGCGAGCGTGGCAAAAAAGGTGGCTAAGGGTAAAGGACATAGCCTTTTGATATGCGATGGGACTCTCAGCGGTAAACTCAGAGGTACGCACTGCGTAGGATACATCAAAACTATAAAGAAGCTCTTTATGAGGAAGGAGGATGCATACTTACTTACCCATCTGAAGCGCGGGCAGAGAACACCTATAATAAAAGTGCACTATCAGCGTGGACAGGAAGAGAAAGAAAGAGCAGAGAAGTACACTTGGTATGTGAAACTTACAGATGGTGAAGGTATAGGTTCTCTCGCAAGACTCGAAGTCTTTGAAAGGGTAGGACTGGAAACAGCCAAACACATAGCAGACATAACAGCAGGAATACTCCCAATACTTGT
The Hydrogenobacter hydrogenophilus DNA segment above includes these coding regions:
- a CDS encoding lytic transglycosylase domain-containing protein — protein: MVLFVLLMLVSLAHAFYECFFFAGTRYSVDPYLLASIAKVESAFNPKAINKNQNGSFDYGIMQINSYWILHYKIPLEWIQEPCYNIHFGAMILRNCMDMYKNNLQLAIDCYNRGTKADGNSTYVLKVYNSYKKIMKLVR
- a CDS encoding DNA double-strand break repair nuclease NurA, translating into MLGKYKIALKPWEIPDVDLLEYEESEQFVSMAEEPIPYQGIMPKEDITIAFVDGVRRTEYALYLMDESGVSYEGAFVSLGAGAVIVKLGRLNQIKESMYNPVVKRYMVIRGVLKDIPPLGLGFEVRFVEDDLSKEINRIMKEELEASVAKKVAKGKGHSLLICDGTLSGKLRGTHCVGYIKTIKKLFMRKEDAYLLTHLKRGQRTPIIKVHYQRGQEEKERAEKYTWYVKLTDGEGIGSLARLEVFERVGLETAKHIADITAGILPILVSSVFQDRRAPQNLLPIKSLENFLRKHLGSYSLVRRQIEKLIYA